ggctctacgaaactcttttcgtgggagggagaaaagaagccagataatgcatggcatgtgtatgagagcaagggatgagtgtggagggctgcccctccacctctatttataggaaatcccaagggggtagggtagtttcacaaaaaatccaaaatgcacatgaatgaagtccttccacaaggacctaggagtgaaaccaaggaacaagagggtccccaaggggggataccccatgtggccggccacaccctcatgaggggcccaaaaaatggctcctatccatccatgtcatccccaagatcttttggagcaaagccccaaaaggtggctttccataaagtaaccataaagctgattttcactattcacgacgacatttttcagcgtctgatcgaactgaaaatatttatgtgggctaagaacatttccagtacccactaaaatgattttcaacgcgttccgaaacaattccggttttagtgattttcatctgcgaaacgcatctgaagtggctccggcagctccagaacatttccggtttttatctcagaaaattccaaaaagcttccagaatgattctggcatcctccaagaattatcaggcatgtgccgaaaccaatttgacttaatggtgtatcccgaaacaacttttcggtatcatcgaaacttatccgatgacctctctctgcggtacgattccgctgtccgaaacttttcggtgtccgaaactttttcggtgattttctctcagactccctgtctagtattcagcagatagatgacccttaagtgtatgaccctataggttcggtgaagtatagacatgacccggaaccccttccgatcaatgatcaacatcggagccgtggacacccatattgacccctatacccacacgaataaatattcgagtgaacctccagttgccgtgtgctattcctgttgcttcgcgatatgttacaaatacccgaggtgagacatgttggcattcccgtggatcaacaacttgtccactatgctagttacctcgttaccggtattgttctcttttctcgttatcgtggtAATATTCGAAAAGATATTGCAACATCGGTGTGACGTTGGATTAGTTGCAAGTAAAACAGTGGAAAAATATATTATTCGAATTTATAGATATTAAGTTTTATTTTTTGCAAGCTCTAAGGAGTAACTAAATTATTTTTAAATTGCACCAATTTTAATTAACCAAGACTATGGAAAAACTTTATAAATGGATAGAACACACTTTCTTGATAGGAATACATATTTAACTCGTTACATTTGGATTTGAAATGGCCAAGAAATGTTCGCCTATGTAAAAAAAATACTTGTTGACAAGTTCCAAAAAACATGTACGCAATttcaaaatgtttgtgaattcaaAAAAGATTCACGAATTTTAAAAGAGTTCATGAATTTAGAAAATGTTCGCAACTTCAAAATTatggtgaacattttttcaattttgtgaacaaattttaaaTTCGAAAAATGTTCACCCCAATTTGTAAAAATGTTTAccattttgaaaaaaatcatgaattttaaaatattcgaaatttcaaaaaaattgtacGTACTGAGTGCAGGGGGTTACACACCAGGCCGCTCACACCAAATAGGAGATCGCCAAAAAAATGAACACGAACAAAAAACTAGAGCACACAGAAGACAACTGGGCCATAGCTTTAAAACAAAAAATACAGGCCCGTCCAGCCCGAAAGAAAAGACTATCTATACCTATACTACCTACTATTAAAGGGGTATTCTTGGTTTGGTCCCGTTTTGTTTCGTCCCGTTTTTTCGTACCTTCGTCCTTCCGTCTTTCCTTTTATCGTACGTCAAGAGTGCCTTCGTACGTCCCGATCGATTGCTTTTGGCTTCTGGTCTGTTCACCCATCGCTTGGCTGGGTCTCAGCCCGTTAAATTAAACACGGCTGAACCGTGCGCTGTAAGCTGGCCCAGCTATCAGGCCTGCCGCGTGCTATAAGCCGGCCCAACTACACTGGCAGCCCACGCAAAAAATAAGCGTTTCAATCATGGGTTTCGAACACATGACCTGTGGTCTATCCATAGATGGTACATACCATCTAGCTACGTCACTTTTGTGTTAGATAGAGACGCAAAGATTGGTtttgtttagtcccaccttgcacACAATACAACCAGTTTATATACATTTTTTAGTTTCCTGGTTATCAAGGAGTTGTCCCAGGAAATAAAGAAAGGAGAATTCAAGGAAGGAAAGGAAATTGAGAAACGGAAAATAATCAAGGGAAAAATCATGCCACCTTTCAAAAAGTAAATAAGGAAAGCGAATTTTTTTTGTGAGCTTTTGACGCCCGACAAAACCACAGTTGTTGAAATTCTAATGCAAGGCCTGCTTCCTGCTGCGTTGGGGATTTTTCTATGTCCATGTTGAGTTGTCGGTGAAACGAAGAATGTTAACGAAAAAATAAATATCATATATGACTTTGTTTTTAACAAGAACCGTGGTGAGCCCCAAACACTATTTTAGTACAATATTTTTAAAATCTAGAAAATATACAAATATCCCCACTCGAACAAGCCCAAACATATAATAGTTGTTGCGAAGGTATGCTATCTCTCTCCGAATTTTGTGAGCGGTATTGGCTAAACTTTACCGAGTTCCTAATTTCTTTTAAGGAGAAGTTcataattttattttgtttcatgGAGGAAAGTATGTTGATGTAGGTAAAGAAATATTCTATAAGATTAGCATGTCCTATTTCGATAATTTTGGATCTTAAAAAAAATTGACTAAAATTTGCATGAACAACGAATGTATTTTTGCACATATTATTATAAATAAACTTGAATATAAACTGTtttttcccgttgcaacgcacgggcatttatGCTAGTGTATACCTAAATGGATTTCTGTTGCTAAAAAAACCTAAATGGATTTCTGTTCTCAAAAAACTTAAATAGATTTCTTTTCACCCAAAAAAACCTAAATAGATTCCTAATAGAAAAGACTAATATATAAGAAGTGCATCTCCAGATATATAGCACATACACGCTTTGTCTGGTGCTTAGCATGTGCTTCACCAGCGCACAGGTTTCAAGTTCGACACCCCCACGTGctgtttttttcttttatttctcaTATATcccactgacatatgggcccattCAGACGAGCAGGACCGGGCTAACTGTCATACTGCAGAATACACTGTACATGGTTTGCATTGTTTGACAAAACTCCCAACAATGTTCAGAAAAATGTTTATTCCCATTCTAAATATAAACGTGACATTTAACGGAATACTCACATATTTCCAAATAATGTATGTGAAATTTTCCAAAAtgtttatacaatgtaaaaaaattGCATAGTTTACAAATAATGTATGAgaaattttcaaatgtttttACAATGTAAAAGAAAAGTTTGCGTAGTTTGATAAAATTCCCAATAATGATGGACTAATAGTTATTTTGGAACTCGTCGACAAGTTTTTTTTGCATAGGCGAACATTCCTTGAAATTggggaacaaattttgaaattcaGAAACATTTTTGTGAAGAATATTTTTTAAATTCACGAATTTTATTTCGAATCGGCgaacattttataaaattgaAACATTTTAAACAAATTCCGAAAAATTGTTTTGAAtattttgaaaaaatatcatGGACATTTTTTGTGGACACGAACTTTATTTTTCTATCATGAATTTTTTTGGAAGCGATGAACTTTTttataaaattcatgaacattttataaatTTACGAAATTTTTAAAAGACAAGTATATCTATATAATAGACAATGCATCCCCATATTAAACATATCACGGATTTGGCATGGTGGGAAGCGATGAATGTTTTTGAAAAaactcatgaacatttttaaaatttatgAAATTTTTAAAAGACAGGATATCTATATAATAGACGATGCATCCCCATATTAAACATATCACGGATTCGGCACGTCGATCGAAAGACGGACCGGAGATGACGAAACCGAGTCTTTGTGGCACGTCGATCGGGGATCATCCTGAACTCTGCCAGGTCCTGACGGCGGCGTCTTGTACTTGCGATTCTTTCTTCTATAAAGCTATGGTACGCAATTTGCATATTCTAAAAAAACATATGCTTGCTTCTAGcacctcttcttctttttttgatTTTATTAGGTTAGTCACGAACTAGTACTTGAGATGCATGCGTTTGAAGACAAAAGAGGAAGAAGATGCATGCATTTGAGCGGCGAGTTTCTAGATGCAAAGAAGAACAATTATAGGGTTCACATGTTCTTGTACTACTACATCAGACATGACGATCTGATCAACTCAATAAATTTGGCTTGAGCATGGCGGACAACAATAATGAGCTTAACGAACTCTCTGATCCCCTTTCCCAAGCAATTTGAGCCGACAACGTCTGCGGTTTTCCAGATCAGAATCTTCCAAGCAAACCCCAGAGGCGTCAGCCTCAGCAGGCATTTTTTTATGGACCAGGCGTCTGTTTGACCTGGAATCGTCTTCCTAGCTCTTGTTATCGTTTGTTTTCGCATCTTCCTATCCATTTCCATCCATGAACCCGTAGGTACTAGTCTACGCACTCAGACTGGCCCACGGCGCTGACGTTGCAACATATAAAGCTCGGGCCAGAGACGAGTAGGAGGTCAGAGTTCACACTCAGACGTGCGGCAGAACTGTAGTTGAGAAGCAACAAGAAACAGCTCATACTTGATCGCGTGGAGATCGTTCGTTCAATCAGCTTGGATTGATTTCATGGCGCGCGGGAAGGTGGCCGAGTGCATACGGAAGCGTGCGATGCAGAGGAAGTCAGCGGGCAGGCGCCGGAGCAAGGAGAGCGGGGCGTCCGAGCCGATACTGCCGTGGGAGGCGGGGCCGAAGAGCTGGAGCAGCTCCAGCGGGGCGCCTAGCGGGAGCGGGAATGATACGTTCGAGTGCGCCGGTGGCGGCGCGTCACCGGCGCACTCGAAGTCCTGGGCGAGCGCCTTCTTGTCGGCACTTTTGCGGTGGCGGCGGCTCGTGAACGTGCTGGCCGTGCTGTGGGAGCAGGTGGTGTACCACATGATGTGGCTGGTGGAGTCCGTGGTGTTGGTGGGAAGGCTCTGCTTCTTCCTCATGCGCTTCGGCTTCAAGCAGCTCTGAGTCCATTCTCCCCTTGCCGCCAAGGAGTTGAGGGTGGAGAAGCAGATTGCGTTGACTTTTTTTCCCTTCAATTTTCTTAATTTTGTGCAGACTCGTTTGCCGTTTTTCCGAGGCGTTCAATCCCTAAAGTTGTACATGCCCTTCAGCCCCACTTCTGTGCATAAAGAAATTTCTTCGTTGGTTCAGCTAAATGTATATGTCTCATGATCATAAGATATTCATgtatttctttttcttcttctgagCGGATCTTATTTGATCAGAATAGAACGCACGGCCGCCGCATCGTCCTCCATGCCTCCATGGGCATTACGGGTgaaccctagccgccgcgccatcgggaggccttcctccaccagctctcgcaccaccaccaccagagGGCTGGGCGGCAAAGCCGGACCGGGCCCCgggatggtggcggcggggcagATTCATCCCTGTCTAGCGCTGCGTTCCCCTCCCCACCACCTTCCCCGAGATCCCATCATGGTGCGGCTAGGGGTACCCACTCCGGCGGTTGCGACTAGTCGGGCGAGTGTCGTGGCATCCTTGGTGAGGCGCATGGCTTTCGCTGCGTTGCCCGCCCTCTACCTTGCGAGCTCACATTCCTGGATGTCGAGCCGCAATGCGACAGTGGAGGGTGCCTATCTCCGTCGAAGTCAAGGAACGGCGGTTGGCGTTGCGGAGGAGGTCGTCCCCCGAGCCGGAGGGCAGCGTGACGGGCGTGGACCGCTAGCCGGACCGGCTAGATCTGGCCTCCGCCGCACGCCGTCCACGCATCATGTGTGTCGCACTGCGAGTTGCCCTTTCCTCATATTCGAGAGTCGCCACCGCAGGCTTGGCGGTGCGGGGACGAGCTCCCAGCACGGCCGGTCGGAGCAGGTGCTTAAGGTGACGTGCGCGGAGCATGACGTGTCGGCAGGTACTGCGATAGGCGTGCATAGCTTGGGCTAAGCCACCGAACCACCGGGGAGGGCGCGGAACACAAGCTCCCGCCTCTAATCATCCGTGACTGGCGGAGGTCAATTTGAACGAGGAGCTCCTCACCTGCAAGTGAGGCTGGATTCCTCCTTGAGAAGCACGTCTCAGTTCATGGTGTCAAACTCGTTGCCAGATCCGTTGCcagagcggaccatcatggtgTGGTGAGGAGAAGGGATGGGAATCATGTTAGGAAACGTtgcatagaaaacaaaaaaaaatctacacatacgcaatgatctatccagtGGCGGAGCCAAGGGGGCGAGCAGGGGCCTAGCCCCCCCTAACGATCGACAATTTTGCTTCGAGCTACCTGTAATTAGCAATGAGATTGGATCAGTCTACGTACTTGGCCCCCCCCTGGCCCAGACGGAGAGAGTAAAACAATTCTGGAGAAAGGAAGGCCATAGAAAAGCCCACTAATGCCATGGCCTCCTTTTCCATCTACTACGTACTAACTACTAGCCCATTAGGCCATGACGTTACCCTAAAAGAATAGGTTAGCCCTCGTGATTAAAAGCATAATTGGTTTGTTGCCAATATTTGGCTTGCCAAATGTTGGTATTGCCAACTATTGGCAATATCAAGATTTGTCAACTATTGACAATTTTATGTGAGATAGGCAAAACAACTCGTAGCCAACCAAGTAGTCGTCAATATTTGGCATTATGCTCTAAGGCTGCCAGCCCGCCGTCGCTGCTCCTTCTTGCCTCACTAACCCTGATTAAATTTAGTCCGATTAAACTAGGCGACACCGGCTCCGCGTTGGGAAATCCTTCATACTACACTCCAATTCTCCGGTGGTCAAGCCAACTAGTCAATTCGACCGGAGTATTGTCTATTAGTCTCTCAATCCCCATCTTATGTACAacgaaattgtccatccaattTTTAATTATCTTGATTGTGTGATCTACTATGCTATTGATTTTTAATTTCTTTGATTGTGTAATCTGCAGAACCGTTATGAATAGAACAACGTCGCCAAACATCTTAAGGATTAATTCGATTTCTAAGCATGTTGTTTCAGTTGCTCTATCTATTGATAATCTAAAGTGCAAGTTATCAATCCAGTCCAAGGGGAGATGACTTGCTTCAGAATTGCATGATAATTTCCACTAAATTTAATTACCCATCAACTAAGTTATGATCTGAGAaagtattttattttttattgtaTTGAAATTTTTCTGGCTGAATTTAAATGAATACAATTGTATCAATGTTCTAGTTGCGCATACTTTTTTTTAGCACTAGACAAATTTTTTCCGAGTTGCCTTGGCCCCCGCTATACccaaatcctggctccgcccctggatctatccatggagatgcatagcaacgagggggagagtgtgtctacgtaccctcatatacctaagcggaagcgtttctcaatgcggttgatgtagtcgaacttcttcgcacttcaaccgatcaagtatcgaatgcacggcacctccgtgttctgcacacgttcagctcggtgacgtccctcgccttcttgattccgcaagacgtcgaggtagtagatgagttctatcagcacgacggcgtggtgacggtgatggtgaagtgatcctcgcagggcttcgcctaagcactacgaaaatatgaccaagggtgtaaacgatggagggggcgccgcacacggctaggcaattgtctgggatatgctagccccccccccccccccccacacacacacatatatataggtgggaggaagaggggagaggccaggaggcgccccaagtaggactGGATCCTACTTGGGTTCCTCCTAGGCCAGCCGCACCCCCCCCCCTTCCTTATTTAccagagggggaaggaaagaggagggggaggccgaatcccccccccccctttcctttctcttccccctttccttctccctttgGTTTGGCCCATATggagggcgcaccagcccctggtggctggtgtgtttcctctcttggcccattaggcccatatcttttgccgggggtgcccggaaccccttccggtgacccgatatgtacccggtaccccggaacactttcggtgtccgaataccatcatcctatatatcaatctttacctcccaaccatttcgagactcatcgtcatgtccgtgatctcatccgggactccgaaaaacattcggtcaccaaatcacataactcatataacactatatcgtcatcgaacgttaagcgtgcggaccctatgggttcgagaactatgtagacatgaccgagacaccaagatctttatcggtcgaaccgttatgacaacatacataattctctttgtccatcagtatgttacttgcccgagattcgatagtcggtatcttcatacctagttcaatctcgttaccggcaagtttcttacttgttccgtaatacatcaccttgtgactaactccttagtcgtttgcttgcaagcttatgatgtgtattaccgagagggcccagagatacctctccgatactcggagtgacaaatcctaatctcgatctatgccaactcaacaaacaccttcggagatacctgtagagcatctttataatcacccagttacgttgtgacgttttatagcacacaaggcattcctccggtatccgagagttgcataatctcataattGAAGAAATATGTagttgacatgaagaaagcaatagcaataaaacttaacaatcataatgctaaactaacggatgggtcttgtccatcacatgattctcctaataatgtgatcccgttatcaaatgacaacacatgtccatggttagaaaaccttaaccatctttgatcaacgagctagtctagtagaggcttactagggacacagtatttgtttatgtattcacacatgtatttaagttttggatcaatacaattatagcatgaataataaacctttatcatgaataaagaaatatagaataacaactttattattgctctagggaatatttccttcagatcGAAGCATACTGGATTGTGAATGGAGCGCTCAACACTGGTCTAGGGTTTTGTTTGGGGTGGTGCGGAGTGGAGTCGGATGGGGCTGGCCTGGGCACATCCAGGCACATCCAGACAGCCCCATATCTGCCACATATGGGTTAGGTTTGGGTAGTGTCGGACAACCCGGACATTTTGGCTTGGCGTGTGGGCCAGTTGGGCGGCCAGTTTGTGACCGGGAAATCCAGCCATATGTTTATTAAGATTTTTGTACACAGATGCTCTAAAGGCTCTAAAGTTAAATTTCTTAAAGTAATCTATCATGTAGAATTGCTACAAAATTCCACTAATCATAGAAAATGCAAAAGAATTTAATATAGTAATTCATCTGTATCAGTATTCAATGTATTTTTTATATGTCATTCTGGATAACCCTGAACTTGTGATTGATGTGTATGAATTTCTAATGGTATGTAGGACATTGCACTTTGTAATGTGTGTAACGAACTTGTGATATATGTCTTTGAGAATGAACTTGTGATATATGTAAGGGGTATCGCGAAGATACCAATTACACTTAGGATGCACATACAAAATGTCGTAACGACATTCAGGATGCACAT
The sequence above is a segment of the Aegilops tauschii subsp. strangulata cultivar AL8/78 chromosome 6, Aet v6.0, whole genome shotgun sequence genome. Coding sequences within it:
- the LOC109751156 gene encoding uncharacterized protein; amino-acid sequence: MARGKVAECIRKRAMQRKSAGRRRSKESGASEPILPWEAGPKSWSSSSGAPSGSGNDTFECAGGGASPAHSKSWASAFLSALLRWRRLVNVLAVLWEQVVYHMMWLVESVVLVGRLCFFLMRFGFKQL